A genomic stretch from Corynebacterium terpenotabidum Y-11 includes:
- a CDS encoding DUF3097 domain-containing protein, which translates to MGYNDRYGSDVLGGGRTGHTARRPAPPEVPATPGLVVETADGEWVGAVTGVERTYDGDFVRLEDRRGADRLFKLRPGAFLLEGRRVTLVRHVEKRAPERSNSGSRKVADLKAKVAAPSRIWVEGLHDAAIVEQVWGHDLRVEGVVVEFIEGLDNLPEMLAEFRPGPGRRVGVLADHLVEGSKETRLIEGLDRKVRDHVMVTGHPYIDIWEAVKPASVGIREWPRVPRGEDWKTGVCERLGWGTPRDGWHRVYSSVHTFRDLDATLIGAVERLVDFVTEPSH; encoded by the coding sequence ATGGGATACAACGACAGGTACGGATCCGATGTCCTCGGTGGTGGACGCACCGGTCACACCGCCCGGCGTCCCGCCCCGCCGGAGGTCCCGGCGACCCCCGGACTGGTCGTGGAAACCGCTGACGGGGAATGGGTCGGTGCCGTCACCGGTGTCGAACGCACCTACGACGGTGACTTCGTCCGGCTGGAGGACCGGCGCGGGGCCGACCGGCTGTTCAAGCTGCGACCCGGTGCGTTCCTACTCGAGGGACGCCGCGTCACCCTGGTACGCCATGTGGAGAAGCGTGCCCCGGAGCGGTCGAACTCGGGGTCCCGGAAGGTTGCCGACCTGAAGGCCAAGGTCGCCGCACCGTCGCGAATCTGGGTGGAAGGTCTGCATGACGCCGCCATCGTCGAACAGGTGTGGGGACATGACCTGCGGGTCGAGGGCGTTGTCGTCGAATTCATCGAGGGGCTCGACAATCTTCCGGAGATGCTCGCTGAGTTCCGGCCCGGCCCCGGACGGCGGGTCGGGGTTCTCGCCGACCACCTCGTGGAAGGGTCGAAGGAGACCCGACTCATCGAGGGGCTGGACCGGAAGGTCCGGGACCATGTGATGGTCACCGGTCATCCCTACATCGACATCTGGGAGGCGGTGAAACCTGCCTCGGTCGGGATCCGGGAATGGCCGCGGGTCCCGCGCGGCGAAGACTGGAAGACCGGGGTGTGCGAACGGCTCGGCTGGGGGACACCCCGGGACGGGTGGCACCGGGTGTATTCCTCGGTGCACACCTTCCGGGATCTGGACGCCACCCTCATTGGCGCGGTGGAACGGCTCGTCGACTTCGTCACTGAGCCGTCACACTGA
- a CDS encoding DIP1281 family NlpC/P60 protein, whose product MALRLTSRGRARGASLRSTGTLLAVAVAASLTSQAATAGAEESSDTGAEAYLADLVTRVSDTQDEVNALEGELGELRESVNKSRVDFDRSTAEAQEAQDQVTDARSRLGGSQDDLDTAQEDLDEIARSAYTQGGDASIVPLAAGSSADDAIDRATYIRLAAEKQQAEVDRLDLARTQAANEESRLRDARNTADDLVTAAQQAQSDVEEQLNQVQEELAAKAQSHQDLLAEAATAQAQLEAARAAVNQVTSDNADATSFDKRRAAEAAVTKVETTQSSTTTATEDTSGADASTDDSATTTTVAEESALPSATGSADTATGSSSAVFSQDSSGDTRRQEAIDGLVDAAGAGLVAGATAAANGGNALSAAAGAARDSAAQSYADLSDAQSGVGEDTGTLLGTGTGTSENTGDTSSPDATGTVAEQIERVVARGMSQLGVTYAWGGGNFYGPTLGIRDGGVADSYGDYNKVGFDCSGLMMYAFYAVGIELAHYSGYQYTSGTQVPVSEARRGDMLFWGSNGISHVALYLGDGTMLEAPQSGDVVKISDVRWSSAAPYAVRMIE is encoded by the coding sequence GTGGCACTTCGATTGACATCCCGTGGCCGTGCCCGCGGGGCATCCCTACGGAGCACCGGCACTCTGCTGGCCGTCGCCGTCGCCGCCAGCCTCACCTCCCAGGCGGCCACCGCCGGCGCCGAGGAGTCCTCCGACACCGGCGCCGAGGCGTATCTCGCCGACCTCGTCACCCGGGTGTCCGACACCCAGGACGAGGTCAACGCCCTGGAGGGGGAGCTCGGCGAGCTCCGGGAATCGGTGAACAAGTCCCGGGTCGACTTCGACCGCAGTACTGCGGAGGCCCAGGAGGCCCAGGACCAGGTCACCGACGCCCGCTCCCGGCTCGGCGGCAGCCAGGACGACCTCGACACCGCGCAGGAGGACCTCGACGAGATCGCCCGTTCGGCCTACACGCAGGGTGGAGACGCCTCGATAGTTCCGCTGGCCGCCGGAAGCAGCGCCGACGACGCGATCGACCGTGCCACCTATATCCGGCTCGCTGCGGAGAAGCAGCAGGCGGAAGTCGACCGTCTCGACCTCGCCCGTACCCAGGCGGCAAATGAGGAGTCCCGCCTGCGGGACGCCCGGAACACCGCCGACGACCTGGTCACCGCCGCCCAGCAGGCGCAGTCCGATGTCGAGGAGCAGCTCAACCAGGTCCAGGAGGAACTCGCCGCAAAAGCGCAGTCCCATCAGGATCTTCTCGCGGAGGCTGCGACCGCGCAGGCCCAGCTCGAGGCCGCCCGCGCCGCCGTCAACCAGGTCACCTCCGACAATGCGGACGCCACCTCCTTCGACAAGCGTCGTGCGGCTGAGGCCGCGGTGACCAAGGTGGAGACCACTCAGTCGTCGACCACGACGGCGACGGAGGACACGTCCGGAGCGGACGCATCGACCGACGACAGTGCAACCACGACGACGGTCGCCGAAGAATCCGCCCTCCCGTCCGCCACGGGGTCCGCTGACACGGCCACCGGATCGTCGAGCGCAGTGTTCAGCCAGGACTCCTCCGGTGATACCCGTCGTCAGGAAGCCATTGACGGTCTTGTCGACGCCGCCGGAGCAGGCCTCGTCGCCGGGGCGACTGCCGCCGCCAACGGTGGGAACGCCCTGTCCGCCGCCGCTGGTGCCGCCCGTGATTCCGCGGCCCAGTCCTATGCTGACCTGTCTGATGCACAGTCCGGTGTCGGGGAAGACACCGGAACGCTCTTGGGTACCGGGACCGGGACCAGTGAAAACACCGGCGACACCTCCTCACCCGACGCCACCGGAACGGTCGCCGAACAGATCGAGCGCGTCGTCGCCCGGGGAATGTCCCAGCTCGGCGTCACCTACGCCTGGGGCGGCGGTAACTTCTACGGTCCGACCCTCGGCATCCGCGACGGCGGTGTCGCCGACTCCTACGGCGACTACAACAAGGTCGGCTTCGACTGCTCGGGGCTGATGATGTACGCCTTCTACGCCGTGGGCATCGAACTCGCGCACTACTCCGGCTACCAGTACACCTCCGGCACCCAGGTGCCCGTCAGCGAGGCACGCCGTGGCGACATGCTCTTCTGGGGCTCCAACGGCATCAGCCACGTCGCCCTCTACCTCGGCGACGGCACGATGCTGGAGGCCCCGCAGTCCGGTGACGTGGTCAAGATCTCCGACGTCCGGTGGTCCAGTGCCGCCCCCTACGCCGTCCGCATGATCGAGTGA